A window of the Isosphaera pallida ATCC 43644 genome harbors these coding sequences:
- a CDS encoding protein kinase domain-containing protein: MAIVLRIIDGPCSGREFRRDRLDTFVVGRSRLASCPVADRYLSRYHFLIEAHPPHCQVRDLGSRNGTKLNGRLIEGLVPLRDGDRLEAGDSLFEIRVEPETHEFRDSFGNSGPLSDSETTPGLPPTFELFLTPRPSLVTSQTRCLECDTPLRLEERVDGLAPDDDPNGVAWICPACRDRLSRFPPPPPGYVLERWLGRGGMGSVHLGRHLQTGTRVAIKTLIPQIASHPRARAYFRREVEVMRALRHRRIVRYYGVVETAGRFQLIMEYVESIDAAQRLRIQEGPMETATVLRIGLQLLDALQHAHERGYVHRDIKPSNLLLTPRPGGAVGYDLKLADFGLARSFRDQAGLTGLTNPGDLVGTLGFLAPDLIRDARAVTQSSDLYSVGATLYYLLTREYPYLNFDPRRDDSFQVVLEHPPLPLTARRPDLPEALSRVLERALEKSPRRRWPTAAAMADALRRVAHLMPRSESSGS, encoded by the coding sequence CGCCGGGATCGCCTCGACACGTTCGTGGTGGGGCGTTCACGGCTGGCGAGTTGTCCGGTGGCCGATCGCTACCTTTCACGCTACCATTTCCTCATCGAAGCGCACCCCCCCCACTGCCAGGTGCGCGACCTGGGCAGTCGCAACGGAACCAAACTCAATGGTCGCTTGATTGAAGGTTTGGTGCCCCTGCGCGACGGAGACCGTTTGGAGGCTGGCGACAGCCTGTTCGAGATTCGCGTCGAGCCGGAAACCCACGAGTTCAGAGATTCCTTCGGAAACAGCGGTCCCCTCTCCGACAGCGAGACCACCCCTGGTCTCCCACCAACGTTCGAGCTGTTCCTGACCCCGCGGCCCTCGTTGGTCACGTCCCAGACCCGTTGTCTGGAATGTGACACTCCCCTTCGACTCGAAGAACGGGTGGATGGCTTAGCCCCAGACGACGACCCCAACGGGGTGGCTTGGATCTGCCCGGCGTGTCGCGACCGGCTCAGCCGGTTTCCTCCCCCCCCGCCGGGTTACGTGTTGGAACGGTGGCTGGGACGCGGAGGCATGGGCAGCGTTCACCTGGGACGTCACCTACAAACCGGAACCCGCGTGGCGATCAAGACCCTCATCCCCCAAATCGCCTCCCACCCCCGCGCACGCGCCTACTTCCGCCGCGAGGTCGAGGTCATGCGCGCGCTGAGGCATCGACGGATCGTCCGCTACTACGGCGTCGTGGAAACGGCGGGTCGATTTCAACTCATTATGGAATATGTGGAAAGCATCGACGCCGCCCAACGGCTCCGCATCCAAGAGGGACCAATGGAGACCGCCACCGTGCTGCGGATCGGCCTCCAACTGCTGGACGCCTTGCAGCACGCCCACGAACGGGGTTACGTCCATCGCGACATCAAACCCTCCAACCTGCTGCTAACCCCGCGGCCCGGCGGCGCGGTTGGCTACGACCTGAAGCTGGCCGACTTCGGTCTGGCCCGCAGTTTCCGCGACCAAGCCGGATTGACCGGACTGACCAATCCCGGCGACCTGGTCGGCACCCTCGGGTTCCTCGCGCCCGACCTGATCCGCGACGCCCGCGCCGTCACCCAATCGTCCGATCTGTACTCAGTAGGCGCGACCCTCTACTATCTTCTCACTCGTGAATATCCTTATTTGAACTTCGATCCTCGACGCGATGACTCGTTCCAGGTGGTTTTGGAACATCCGCCCCTGCCTCTGACGGCGCGGCGTCCCGATCTTCCCGAGGCGTTGAGCCGGGTTTTAGAGCGTGCGTTGGAGAAGTCGCCGCGGCGGCGTTGGCCGACGGCCGCGGCGATGGCCGACGCGCTGAGGCGGGTTGCGCACTTGATGCCCCGTTCCGAGTCCTCTGGTTCGTGA